From one Methanocella sp. genomic stretch:
- a CDS encoding 4Fe-4S dicluster domain-containing protein — MTEVIVHEPDLCTGCRQCMTACSFRNYKTYNYDLSLCKVIDGPNGTFVRVYCQHCRDPMCKAACPTGAISKDEATGFVTIDKMLCIGCKACMWACPISIPQMQRGLKAMAKCDMCGGDPECIKVCSAKAIKLVSREDAMKIVERIRK, encoded by the coding sequence ATGACCGAGGTAATCGTCCATGAGCCCGACCTGTGCACCGGCTGCCGGCAGTGCATGACGGCGTGTTCTTTTCGCAATTATAAGACCTACAATTACGATCTTTCCCTCTGCAAGGTCATCGACGGGCCGAACGGCACGTTCGTCCGGGTCTACTGCCAGCACTGCAGGGACCCAATGTGCAAGGCCGCCTGCCCCACGGGCGCCATTAGCAAGGACGAGGCCACCGGCTTCGTGACCATAGATAAGATGCTGTGTATAGGATGCAAGGCGTGCATGTGGGCATGCCCCATTTCCATACCGCAAATGCAAAGAGGCCTCAAGGCAATGGCTAAGTGCGACATGTGTGGCGGCGATCCCGAGTGCATCAAGGTGTGCTCGGCCAAAGCCATCAAGCTCGTCTCCCGCGAGGACGCCATGAAGATCGTGGAGAGGATCAGGAAATGA
- a CDS encoding hdrC-like protein: protein MKELYPWRRPVKIPLPSSVKPQLIRHFSIGLLYPVTDELIEARKKANIDPIPPTAHRYHEAVDDIQKIVRAMDIDKKMGLDLDKMEYKFNDRANGH from the coding sequence ATGAAGGAGCTATATCCCTGGAGACGTCCTGTAAAGATACCGCTGCCGTCCTCCGTAAAGCCACAGCTTATCCGGCACTTCTCCATCGGGCTGCTATATCCGGTGACCGACGAGCTTATCGAGGCCAGGAAGAAGGCCAACATCGACCCGATACCTCCCACGGCCCACCGGTACCACGAGGCGGTGGACGACATACAGAAGATCGTCCGGGCGATGGATATAGACAAGAAGATGGGTTTAGACTTGGACAAAATGGAGTACAAGTTCAATGATCGAGCAAACGGCCATTGA
- a CDS encoding CoB--CoM heterodisulfide reductase iron-sulfur subunit B family protein yields the protein MIEQTAIEAGKQAAKPKYAHFLGCVMPTKMPWAESAIMKVLPKLGVDVEYLTRSTCCPRAGVWISVDKRVWLTLASYNLLQAEEAGRDVMVSCNGCYVTLYEANKVLQEDPKALEEVNHYLASAGKHYDANVRVRHLLEVLYEDVGIDRIKKEARKLPIRVAIHPGCHMRIFQDGHLVRYFTELNEALVDEVVPYGLERMCCGLQANLADREFATYDRAKRKFDAIKAQNVDALVLVCSGCYDQFERAIAALKKKDGYNFDVPVIHLAELLAISYGLKPDDFGMRYMRTAPVDKLIEKLEIK from the coding sequence ATGATCGAGCAAACGGCCATTGAGGCCGGGAAACAGGCGGCGAAGCCGAAGTACGCGCACTTCCTGGGCTGCGTCATGCCCACTAAGATGCCCTGGGCCGAGTCGGCCATCATGAAGGTGCTGCCAAAGCTGGGCGTGGATGTCGAGTACCTCACCAGGTCCACCTGCTGCCCGAGGGCCGGCGTCTGGATATCGGTCGATAAGCGGGTCTGGCTCACTCTCGCATCCTATAATCTGCTTCAGGCGGAAGAGGCCGGAAGGGACGTCATGGTCTCCTGCAACGGGTGCTACGTCACGCTATACGAGGCTAATAAGGTCCTCCAGGAGGACCCGAAGGCGCTGGAGGAAGTCAACCACTATCTGGCATCCGCCGGCAAGCATTACGACGCGAACGTGCGTGTCCGCCACTTACTGGAGGTCCTGTACGAGGACGTGGGGATAGACCGCATAAAGAAAGAGGCGAGAAAGCTCCCCATCCGGGTCGCCATCCACCCGGGATGCCACATGCGCATCTTCCAGGACGGCCACCTGGTGAGGTACTTCACCGAGCTGAACGAGGCGCTCGTCGACGAGGTCGTGCCCTACGGCCTTGAGCGCATGTGCTGCGGCCTGCAGGCGAACCTGGCTGACCGGGAGTTTGCCACCTACGACCGGGCAAAGCGGAAGTTCGACGCGATCAAGGCGCAAAACGTGGACGCCCTGGTCCTGGTGTGCTCCGGGTGCTACGACCAGTTCGAGCGGGCCATAGCCGCACTAAAAAAGAAGGACGGGTACAACTTCGACGTGCCAGTCATCCATCTGGCGGAGCTACTGGCGATCTCGTACGGCCTGAAGCCGGACGATTTCGGCATGCGCTACATGCGGACTGCGCCGGTCGATAAGCTCATAGAAAAACTGGAGATCAAATAA
- a CDS encoding NADH-quinone oxidoreductase subunit C yields the protein MEIRPEEVSDRVSGLLEKGARMIYASGVDMGVQGIKVDYYFCFDRATPSQHTILRTYLDRENPVVKSVTPITDQADWSERELIEFLGVKVQGHPNPTHLWLPLNWDDMYLGGQPEGDHETERINAAPPATTPRENIVTLPVTSIPYGPYHPAFIESNFLKMSVEDEVVRKADLKLGFNHRSVIKLMERRDYYKDIFLAERICGFCNAHHALTFAHAVEGITSIEAPKKARLARTLLCEMERIQSHLLAVGLIGDLTGFRTMLMHSLRVREEMQDSLEVVSGQRVTHGLITLGGIRRDITPTQADFILNKLKIMKKSVPEFFDQALSNDVLIDRLKNVGVLSLENGVKLGAVGPTARGSGLRIDVRKNSPYDAYEDVDWDIVTENGCDSLARMKVKMREVLMSMHIAEQCLEKIKVAPQELAMKVTELPCGEAIARSEPPRGELLYHVASNGTNTPDFVRIRVPTFLTAHIMLRLIQGGWVGDVPAIIGSIDPCFSCTDRVTIVKNNRKSVVDMRALGGRQ from the coding sequence GTGGAGATCAGGCCTGAAGAGGTCTCCGACAGAGTTAGCGGCCTTCTCGAAAAAGGGGCCAGGATGATATACGCCTCCGGCGTGGACATGGGCGTCCAGGGCATCAAGGTAGACTACTACTTCTGCTTCGACCGGGCGACTCCCAGCCAGCATACCATCCTGAGGACGTACCTGGACCGGGAGAATCCGGTGGTGAAGTCGGTCACGCCCATCACCGATCAGGCGGACTGGTCGGAGAGAGAGCTGATCGAATTCTTAGGAGTAAAGGTCCAGGGCCACCCGAACCCGACGCATCTATGGCTACCTCTGAACTGGGACGACATGTACCTCGGGGGACAGCCGGAGGGCGATCACGAGACCGAGCGCATCAATGCTGCGCCCCCGGCCACGACGCCCCGGGAGAACATCGTGACCCTGCCGGTCACGTCCATCCCGTACGGCCCCTATCACCCGGCGTTCATCGAGAGCAACTTCCTGAAGATGTCCGTGGAGGACGAGGTCGTCAGGAAGGCGGACCTGAAGCTGGGCTTCAACCATCGCAGCGTCATCAAGCTGATGGAACGGCGGGACTATTACAAGGACATTTTCCTCGCCGAGCGCATCTGCGGCTTCTGCAACGCCCATCACGCCCTGACTTTCGCCCATGCGGTTGAAGGGATCACCTCTATCGAGGCCCCGAAAAAGGCGCGGCTCGCGAGGACATTATTATGCGAGATGGAGCGTATCCAGAGCCACCTGCTGGCTGTCGGACTGATCGGCGACCTGACGGGCTTTCGCACCATGCTGATGCACTCGCTCCGCGTGAGGGAGGAGATGCAGGACAGCCTGGAGGTCGTGTCCGGCCAGAGGGTCACCCATGGGCTCATCACGCTGGGCGGCATCCGCAGGGACATCACGCCCACTCAGGCCGATTTCATACTGAATAAGCTAAAGATCATGAAAAAGTCGGTGCCCGAATTCTTCGACCAGGCGCTATCGAACGACGTGCTCATCGACAGGCTCAAGAACGTCGGCGTGCTCTCGCTCGAGAACGGCGTAAAGCTCGGCGCCGTCGGCCCGACAGCCAGGGGCAGCGGGCTTCGGATCGACGTGCGTAAGAATTCGCCCTACGATGCCTACGAGGACGTCGACTGGGACATCGTCACCGAGAACGGCTGCGACAGCCTGGCGAGGATGAAGGTCAAGATGCGGGAAGTGCTCATGTCCATGCACATCGCCGAGCAGTGCCTAGAAAAAATAAAGGTTGCGCCACAGGAGCTGGCCATGAAGGTGACCGAGCTCCCCTGCGGTGAGGCCATCGCCAGGAGCGAGCCTCCCCGGGGCGAGCTGCTCTATCACGTGGCGTCCAACGGCACGAACACGCCGGACTTCGTCCGCATCCGCGTGCCGACGTTCCTTACCGCCCACATCATGCTCCGGCTCATCCAGGGCGGCTGGGTGGGCGACGTGCCCGCCATCATCGGGAGCATCGACCCTTGCTTCTCCTGCACCGACCGGGTCACCATCGTAAAGAATAACCGGAAGAGCGTCGTCGACATGAGAGCGCTGGGAGGCAGGCAGTGA